The segment TACCAATGCTTTAGAAGATTGGACCATTCTTAGATCGTTGATGACATAGAACGCGAGAAATGCCTATAGTCCACAATGATAAACCGAAGTTATGCAATTCGGGATTCTTGAAAGAGCATATAAACCTCAAACATGCATGGTTTCCCAAAATTGGAAATATATTGATTGTTATGATATTTGAGAGGAACAACTTAATGATATCGAACCTGTGAAACATTAGTTATTAACCGAGTGAACACATAGACAAGAGCAACTTGATAGTATAAAACTTTCTTAAACCAATAAGTCCATGCTATCTTTTGATAACCATGCTCCCCATGAAAGTCTTCCTTCAATCTACAAACAACAAAAATCTCAATAGCTTTATAGCCAAAGTAGTTTGATGTGAACATACCGATATAAaaatgaaaacatttttctttcgaAGCTAAAATTCATGATTTTAATATCGAAATTGTTGCGAACATTGTTATGATTGTAAAAGGTTATTTTTCTAGCAACCACAACCACTCAAGCCCACTCTGGATCATATAATATGATATGTAAATTAGGTACACAAATTCATATGGTCAAATACCTTGGCTCTTTTGTCCCAATGTGAAACACGACCACGAAGCAGCATCCAATGAATATTGATGAGTACGCAATCCAACGATACTAAGAGACAATAATGAAATCCAAAAAAGGGCAATAAGTCGAGAAAGACTCTTCGGTTCCTTTTGTTATACAATATGGAAACATAAGGCCTCTACTTTGTTTGACATGCATAAGACTGACACCAAATTAATGTCAATGACACAAAAAATTACAAATCTTTGTCCCACCTAAAATGGCCAAAAGGACTCTCTCTTGATCTCTTGTCTAATCAAGAGATCTGAATGTCCTTTTCACCCTCATCAATGAAAATAGATATAGAAAGTTTGTCTGGTCTAATCTAGTCCAATCTTGTCCAATCATGTCAGTACCTGATTCTCAACTTCTTTCGTGGTTTTCGAAGGCCAAATGTGGAACACCAAGAAGGCAACGGCATATAAACTGAGGTTGGCAACCTACAAACACGTTTTCCGatagaaaaaaaaagattatatTATTTTCAGCCATTTGAGTGGTCTATAAGTTGGACCAAGGCAAATTTAGTTTAACAAGAATGTGCATGTTTATGAAAGAATAAGATAACACTACCTTCCTATCATAGAACAATTTCATTTCATGGTAATCAAATGTTTTTATTCTTATAAAACTCACTTACCATTGAAAACGCGTTCCGACAACTAGTTAGCACGACCCTGCTCGTCGAATTAAGGGTGATACAATTCACCATAGACCTAAATTGAGCAACCATTAGCAAGTTCATAACACAATGACTTATACCCATAAAAATAACTCAATGAAAAAAACTAAATCCATTATTTCTAACTTTCATTACCCAAAATGTGACATCATTTTTTGAAATACTTTTTGAATATCATTTAATTATATGACACAACATAAGAGCCTAAGAGAAACAAGATTAcatgtgtgatacttgtgtagCAGCCCATCCCACATTGAAGACAGCTGCGAAAAAGCTATAGCCAATTGTTTGCAACCAAGTAGATTCATTGCCAAAAATAATACAAGGAACACATCCTCCAAATACAGAAGAGAACGAAATGGCAACCAGAATCGAACCTGCTGCATGCCATACCTTAAAATGCCCAAACCTGTctatctatgacaaacatcgaaaAAACAAACAGATGCTAATTAAATCTACCATGAAACAAGAACATAAAGGCCCACTTGCTACATAGGACAAGACATGGTAGAACAAGTTGTCCTATATTTGGCATCCGATAGGACTGATGTGAATGGGATAAAAATTGCAATGTTTTCTCCCACAAAAAAAGATAAAATTAAGTATATACATTTTATCAACAGAAACAACTAGCCATTGAATGAAAACCACAGCATTCTGTTTTCTTGATGAAGTTTTGAACTGAATGAAGCAGTTTCATTATACAATATATCCATCCAAATATtgaaaacttcatgttttttttttcaaatggaaacttgtaaaatattatattatctgGTTTTCTAATTAGATACCAGTTCGCCAGCGAAAATGGTAGTGAATCCATCAGCTATCTGACCAGAAAGCATCACAATAGCAGCATTCCTTGAGAAGAAAAGACAGGATCAACACAATATATAACATGTAAGTAATCCGATAAAAATCTGAAAACGAATCATTATTTATCACATATTCAGATTCTAGTTTAATTTAGTGTTCACCTGGGGGATAATCCGATATCTGTCATGAAAACCAAAAGATAAGTAAACCAGCACGCAGCTGTTATGTCATTGAGCATATGACCGACGCCATAAAAGAAGACAGAGCCCCTCCCTAGAGCCACCGTCGACGACGACCCTTTTCCGGCCACCATATCAACCATGATGCTATAACAATTTAAGCTAGAGAGGAGTAAAGACACATAAGTACTCCCTAAAACTTCTAATTTTCAAATTGAAGTAATACagaagtatgaatcaagattcgGCACCTTTCAAAACGAACCCATCAACTTCAAGAAAGTCTTGAATATCAATCTATGAATCaactaaaaacattaaaaaatgggAAGTCTTGGGAAACACCCCTTAATTCTCAAGATTCTTTCGAATGTTCTTGTGTGTGTGCGATGATTGAAACTTAAAAGCTAGTGTTAATGGTGGTAAAGATAAAGCAATCCTGAAGACACAATTGAATTGCGTGGCATTAAAGAAAGATGGATGGAAAGTAAGGCATTGTGGAATTCAACGCAGACGGTGGTATCTTTGATCACTTTTTTCAGCACTAGTGATGCTAAGTCTGCGGTGTGTGAGAGAGaaggagaaagagaaagagaaagagaaagagagttgGAATGAGATCTTTTCGGGAAGAAGGTAGGCGTCAAAAACCGCCCATACTAACCAATGTGATCCGGTCATTCCTATGACGTCTGTGGAATAAATGTAGTTTTTAATAACATGCGGTTACGTTACGTGCTTCAAGCCGAAAGGAGATAGACATGCTTTGGTGGATGGTGAGCATTTCTATTTTAGGGTATTATTGGTATTGACAATTTTGTTGATCAACATATTTCTTCTTTCTATATATAgcctttacttttatttttatttttattttttatttttattaaaaaaacagtAAATCCAATACATTCCTAAACTACTACtctctccgtcccaaaattaCAGTCTATCTTtcttttttggtttgtcccaaaataaataacatttttatcaatataccctcattattacttaaccaactaagtatttaatgaaacattaaatgcaaagtaaggacaaaattgtcattttattatataaagttagtggtaattaatgtttttcttaatctaTGTGTTTTTTGTATGtagacaataatattgggacagACGGAGTATTAACTTAATTTATGTTTGAGACCCGAGTTGAACCATCGATTtcggaaaaaaataaaaaaaaaataaaaataaaaataaaaatatgatacCGTTAGCCTAAAAACTCTTTGAAACAAAAATATCATGCCTCTAATTGAAATTTTCTTTATTATATATTGTCATCTACAATAAAGGCAATATATAGAAAGAGAAAAAATCTTCTTTGAAACAAACATGTTAAAAGTTGGATAATCATTTTAAGGAAATAAGTTTTGAATTGCTCAGTTGTATGTTTGAATCCACATCTTTTATTTGTGTCTTTGATTCACTAAAGTTACAAAAGTTGATTGATTGTCTAGCCAAATGATTTTAGTTATAAAGATACGATCAATATTCTATATTTTCTATATACCCTACTCATATGTAATAGAAATAAAAGATTCAGTAAATTGAATTGTACGTTCGACCTTGCTAAAGTGACAGTGAGAACGAAGATGCATCACTTTTTCCTTTGTTTTATCAATTattgaagttgactttggtttTACAGGTTGCAACCCGCAACCATGAAGAGATGTTATTTTGCAATGAAGCTTCTGAATTTGAATTTGCACAATTGAATTTTCAGATGATTTTGTAATTATTGACGAAAATGCACGATTGGAAAAAGGTGGATTTTCCAAAGTTATAAATAAGCATATCAGGAATCGCTTTTAAATTATAAGACCTCGTAGAGAACAATTGTAAAATGACATTTAGTTCAAAGTTTTAATGTTATTTtactttttatgatttttagttttgtaccgtttttatatatttattatatagtAGACTCCGGTCTAGTTTTGGTCTGAATGTGCATCTATAGATAAATCTttcaattttcttatttatgaatTTAACCATTCTTTCTAAAAAAGTTAAATATCAGTTAGTCTTTTAGAATTAGGATTTTAATCCGTAAAAAACGATCAATAAATTACATTAGCCTttacaattaaaaaaaagttttcttATGTGTTAGATAAAATTGgaaatttctaaaaaaataatgaaaatatacAAAATTTTAAACTTAATTGCTTCTATAACATTTAATATTAGTAGTATTATTATATGGAATTGAATAATTTAACCCATATAAATGagccttttgaaaaaaaaaaataaccaattttttttttttttgaaaaatgaccACAATCTAAATGCATTATTTTGGACTATTGTTCACATTCCGaactatttttcattttttttttcaaagaataTCTATTCTGGGTTTGAACTTCAAAttccaaaacaaaaatatttgtgtTTTTTCTCAATTGCTTTTGAAAAAATATCACAATTTATGTCCAAAATGTCAATTCTAAATGTTTAATATTACCGTTTTTCAATAAAATATGTGGTTTATGCACTTATATATATTACTATATTTGTTTAACTTTttgttaaattaaaataaaaaaacgatttttttcttCGAAATTTCAGTATTGTTTTTTGGATACTAGACTTTTTCTTCAAATTCCAgagtattttttttttcgaaatctGAAATTTTAGTCCAGAATGTGAACAGTAGTCCGAAATGTTATTCTGGAAtcagtaaaaaaaaatgtttttttcttaTTTCGGAATGCTCATTCCAGACAAAGTAATTATTTTTGCTAAAAAAAATTGGTTAATTTTTTCTAAACATTAAAAAATCGTTAGATTACTCGATttcctattattattattatactaaTTTTTTCCTTATTATATATTCTATATGTGATCAGAAAAGAACAAGTTGAAGAAACAGTAAGATTAAGGTAAGAAAAACAGTAAAAATATAATAAGCTAGTACTCTTTATTTGATAGTAAAAATACAATAAGATTTTAATAAAACTAATTTTTTCATAGTGTGTGAATACAAACGGGTGAAAATACAATGAAAGCATAGGAAATTATAGTAAGCTAATAATACTATCTATATGACATGACTAATGGGGTATGGGCATCAACCCACATAGCACCAAGTTGGCCAATGAACCCGTCCTGACAACATAGTCACAAATACAACAATGATAACGAACACATATGGTAAGAATCACCCTACTCCCGTATACACCCTAAGAAGCATCCCCCAGGAAACACAGAAAATGCAagactttttttaataaaaaaggaTCTTACCCTTACGTCCTAAGGACAAACACAAAGCCCAGAAGAAGAGACCATGAACGGATCCAAGCCCCAACAATAAAGCAAGGTTCCGCCCAATCCAAAGGGGGGTAAGTAATAACTCTTTGCAATTATAACAAATACACTATCCATTCCCCAAATATGACTTTTAACTTAGGCATCGGAGAGCAATACCGGGGGTCCATATATAACCATGAGTGCTCATTCGAAGAAGCCCATGGACGAGTAGCCACACATGCATCCAGGAAACCACGTAGCAACATTGGTgtcatccatatatatatatatatatatatatatatatatatatatatatatatatatatatatatatatatatatatatatatatatatatatataaccatgcaataaaaagaacaaacaaCTTGCCTAGCTACTAACACACCTTTCAGTCAAATCAATTTGATACCTGCCTTCATACCAACAACATCAACAAATCCAATTATCAAACCATAGCAATGCAATATACATCCTACCCAACCATATTTGCATCATGACAAAGACGTTAACGAGAGAACAGCCGGGAGAGCCAAAAAAAACCAGGAAAACAACCTCAATGACGATAGAGACAGGTAGTTGTTCGAGCACAGCCGAAGGGAATACATCTAGAGGACCTACAAGACTTACTTTAAAAAACGATAATGTTGCAATGCAAAACACTACCACCTTTgtgttgaattaggtgtctaagctcataattataattggtatgtacttgatatgatagtagcatggtccttttgggttgccttcaccataagaatttgatatgatgttttttgGAGAAAGTGGTTGAtatatgatttattgatatattatgagaataatatattaattgagaaatcatattatttaattagtattaatcagaaattgatttggaattaattttgggattaaaggaactgattaaaaagaagagggactgatattgcaaatcACTTATAGTTGCAATGTTGGGCTGATGGACTCCTTTAgaatggagtggacgaaatctatagaaATCCCTATAAAGATTCCGTCCAAGGCTTCCAGGAAGGAGGTCCATGGATTGTTTAAGGCCTAagcaatcagattagggtttccacctgaaaaccctagcagcctcagctatataaggaaccccttggTATATAATTTTCGGCCTAtgcattctaagagaaccctagccgaaAATTGAAGAGCATCCATCACCTCTCTCCTTCATCCATTGCTAGTGGTATTTGTGACTCATTAGAGGTGTAACGCTTGGAGCACTAAGTTcttagaagtcaagatcaagcaaGGAATACTTGTTATTACTAGATAACAagaaaggtaatcttctaaccctaataatatatagattttgattttatatatattagatttagggttattgctttggaaaatttatttgcatgtataacttgagaaaaacctagatccaaagcaattatggttgcatgtacacataggaatgtagatatgctcataacccaacagtggtatcagagcctatgatgtttttttgttatatttgatgTAATAGTGATTTGTCTAAAGCTGAAACAAAACGATTTTGCTTTCTgtttgatgaactcgacgagttaggtgaactcgacgagtccaagccctgactcaacgagttgactcgTCTGACAGGTAATTTTTCGATTTTGAAATCTATATTAGGTTTGGACAATTATCATAAATCGTTTTTAATGCCTTTTTGCTTGGTAATGTGATTTCCTTGTCTAAATAGATTGAACTGTAATGTAGGCTAGATCTAACACCAATCCCAATGAATACCGATAGTTCTATTAAATAAGGATCGCCAGGCAAGACCATTTCGGCGTATAgcctttctaaaatccaacaaccaagccaacatgacactttagacacctctcccgtaagtagatcaagcAACATTTTGACTTGGAATTacagataaatcttatttataggtctATAATAATGACTTacgactataaatataagttacacggAAATCGtgagagtgtagcttaacttacagaggtTTTAGCGGAAACCGGGAAAAATATGTGGATAGAATCCTGACTCGAACACTTCTATTTTCCGAACACTCTGCGACCTTAGAACCCTTACAAAAATATCCTAAAAGTTGAGAGAAAGTCAAACTCGAAGGAACTGAAAAGATTTGAGAGAGATATATGGAAATTGGGGTGAGAAGGAATGATATTTAGAAGGATATTTATATGGTAGAGGGAGGCGTGCCGCGTAAGACCAAGGAGTGCGCTGCACACTTGGCCCCTGCTGCTCCTCTCTCCTTTTGACACGTATCGCACTCCGGTTCCTCCACACCTATTTCTTCTAGAAAGTGACATGTATCAAACTCTTATGGTGTCACGTGTGATGTATGTATCTTGCCATGTCATCGCACCTCTTTGAGGAAGTGAAAGGCTGACTTTCCACGTGGCACACTCCAATGCTGCCACATCATCAGCATAGGCGGTTTTTCGCAGATCTTCGAACGCCTATAACATccgcatacgaacttcgttttcaacgttctttatatttccGGAAAGCTCTCGACGATATCTATAAATTTTTTAGATCTCAAcggctaattctcactttatcgaatatttatattttaataggctTAGGCTGTTAGAGATCGTTGTGGAAAGCATGACTCCTACATACGGATTCCGTTCTTGATCGTCTTTATATCGACAAACTCCTATTGGcaagatattcaactctcatttagattatttttccTAATATTCTatcattctaaaatttgatttttgtgtcGTGCACTGCTATTCCCGGTTGCATAGAAACTTCGAAATATCATATTTATTCCATAAGGAGTCGGATTTaggtgttctttatatctacggaaatTGTTTTGACGTGTCCTACGTGTCTATGACAATTATTTTGGATCaagattaatatatttttattttgtattttataaaaattataatcTACGACTATGGTAAAAACGGGGTGTTACATCTCCCCCTCATAAATCTTCAAAAATAAATAGGCTAATCCTCTAGGCATATTCAATCGCAAACCAAACAATTTTTTATACAAATCTAAGGAATGGAGAGGAGTAAATCTTTTATTCAATGTCATCATGTCCCTCCACAAAACATTTTCTCATGATGACCCCAAACATGACCTATATTAGCCAGATTCAAAATTCCTTCAAAATATTGCTCTAGAAACCTTTACACAAACCGAACATATAATCTTGATTGATCCGGCCATCAAGACCAAGAACAATAAAGTGATTCCTGGAAATCACTTCTATAGTAACAACATCGAAGAAAACATTTGATTTGTTCGAAATAAACAGAAAGACTATTGTATACAATTCTTGTTGGCAAAATTCATATCAAAATCAGTATCCATGATGCTCTGAGATTGTAGCATGTGAACAACGGTCTAAGTTGGCTTGATATCTTAGATTGATTTAAGAACCAAACATACAAGAAGATTTTTGAAAACCAATCTACGTTTAGAATCTAATCTAAGTTTTCATGTTTTTCGATTAGACACTTTTTCAAGCAAGACTACATAGTTTCTCTTCACATGCAACCttctttgaacatcctagaaattGATTTTCATATACATTATGCCAACAATAACCGGAGACATCTTTCTCTTTGtttcgaaaaaaaaatcaaatgttcCCTTTTGATATTAATGTTAAAAACTATCAGAACCGCCataaaaacaacaacaaaaaaaaaagtaagaatTATCAGCCAAAACGAAAAAGTTTTTCAAATGTGAGGGATTTTCGGGGAAAAAAAGTTAAggatttttcgaaaaaaaaaatgtaaggCTTTTTTGAAAAATTGTCTTAAACCCGAAGATTACCAATTAACCTATTAAAACAACCAAAtcgaaaataattaaataaaaaaaaaaaacacaaagtctaataaaaaaataaattaaaatttaatcGAGGAAAGCCCAATATATAGGGTATTTTATGATATTAAAAATTTCTTGTATGTAATTTGACTATTTAAATGTGATTCATTTTGTTTattcattttatatatttttttcaattttaatttttactAAAAAAGAACATAACTTCTAGCTCCAAAATACAATGGTTACAATGTATTAGGCTTTATGTACACATTCAGCCACCACACTATTTTTATACATGATTTACCATTAAACTTTCttcatatatttaaaaattattataaaGATCAGGGTAGTGTAGGCAGTGTTGTTAGAATTAATATAGACGGATTAATCAACTAGTCATTTGGTGGCCTTCATTCGCATATGAATAATGTTAATTGATGGTATTATGTGGGCTCAGTCAAAATCGGTCATTAATCGGGTTATTAATCGGCTATACGGTCAAAATTAGTCAAAAAAAAGGTCAAATGGTCAAAATTATCAAAAAAttcaacaaaactaaaagaatGAACATAAGCAATTGTAAACTAAATTCCCTAATTTCAGCTTCATATTTCTTTGCCTCTCATCAAGCTGACGCCTATGATTCTCTTGTTTCTCATTATGTCGACATCGACATTGGTTTTTATGTATCATTTTAACTTTTAGCCATCGATATAATTTTTTGATATGGATAACCATTGAAGAAGGTGTAGGATGTGATTTGACTACATTAGGTAATTTTACATTTGATTTTGGCTTATCCTTGCGAATCAGAATACCCTCcgtaatcttttatttttattgctGAAGAACCCATGAAATTTTTTTACTTTTAGAGTGGGTTAATCCTGATAGTTCATTTGTAAAAccatttatttataaatgtaaaACACTCAACCTACAAAGTTGACCCAAAAAAAATCGTTTAATGACTAAATAAACACTCATATATAAGTTGTGGGTTCTTTATGATCTTCAATGTATAATACAACACTCGAATTCCAACTTGTTATTTAGTCTACAATCACAAACTATACAAGAAATAACTTAACACAGTTTTTTCATGGTGTATGTTTCAATACATCTCCTGTAACCTACAAATACCAGAGACATGAATGAAACTAAATTGATAAAAATTACAAATacaaataaatccataaaaaaacTAACCTTTTCTTAAAGTGCCATTTCGGCTTGCAATGCAGCAAGTTCATCTTCCTCGGCTGTGTTTTTCTGAGGAGCGGGGCGTGGTGGTTGCCGCCCTGCCGGAACCTGCACTGGAGCGGCAGGAGCGGTGGTGGCAGGTTGGAGAAGCTGTTCCTCCAACTCGGCTCCTTCTAGTTCTTCAAGTTCAGCTTCTAATTCGTCCTGTATGGAGAAAAAGTTTAGCAGACAGAACAGAACAGTATAGTACAGGTTGTACAGTGATTGGCTTGATTGGACTGACACAGTTGTCAATGGGacaaaaattgcagttttttgtCTCGTTCAAAAAGGTGGGTCGCTCTTATGTGaaaaaagacgaaaatgcccctcTCATACATCATCAAAATCAGCAGCTGCACCCATGGGTGTTGCCAATGCTTCCTGAATTAGTTTCATGTTTTCGGTTTGTTCGTTTATTTCATCCATAGTCTTGTCAACATCGTCAATATTCCTGCATCAATAATCATCATTCACAACTttcaaatcaaattaaaaaaaataaaatatatatatatatatatatagagagagagagagagaggatacaACTCACGTTGCTTTCTGCATGGCCTTCATTGCTGCTGCACCAGTTCTCAAAGCATCAACGGTTTCTGTGGTAGCTTTTGCACCTTCTAACATGATCATCTGATATTCAAGTTCAAAAAGTACACAAGTTTTCAATATGTCTAACATGCATCATATCCTTAAATCCCTATTTGTTTGACATGACTGAACAGGCTGTACTGTGTTTGATGTGTAGACTCGGAGAATGAGAGAGTGATGTCAataaaacataaattgtaagTTCTTGTCCCACCAAAAAAAAGATGGAACACATGGATTCACTCCTAATCTCTTGTATGTGGAAAAGACGCAAATACCCTCCTCATCCTCGTCATCGAAAATATCCCTAGAAAGCTTGTTCAGTCTGGTGCACTCCTGTCCTGTGACACGGGACACGACTACACTAGAAAGAACTGTACAAGCTTTCTAGGGATATTTTCAATGCTGAGGATAAGGAGGGTATTCGCGTCTTTTTTACATACAAGAGATTGAGAGTGAGTCCATGTGTTCCACCATTTTTTTGGTGGGACAAAAACTTACAATTTATGTTCTATTGACATCACTCTCTCATTCTCTCACATCAAACACAGTACAACCTGTTCTGTCATGTGAAACAAGCGGGGCATAAGAGTCGTTTTAACTTGAGGGCATCAAAAAATATCACCTGATCATGTATACGCAATTGGAAGTTGCCAAGTTGCTCAACTTGTTGCTCATACAGTTTCTTCCTCTTTAAACATTGTATTGCCGCTGAATAACAtcaaaaaggaaaataaaataaaaatgaaaaactgTGACACTTTCTGCTTAATCATCACTATATATCACTCGTCATGAATTTATATTTacaaaaatagaaaattaaacaTAATAGAAACTCACAAAACTCAAATAAGattacaataaaaaaatataCTCTCTAGTTACTTTTAGAGAATAAAATGGGACTTTAACTAAACTTGTGAAAGTTCCTAAAACGGATTTGTATCATtgaaaattagataaaaaaaacacCCATTGACTAAATATTGTTAGATAACAAAATGGAAGAAGTCACATTCCTTCTTCAATTCCATATTCATACCAAACCCTATCTTAACGTCAGCATCCAAATAACAAGCAATCTAACTTCAGATGAACAGATACTCTTATCATACAGAAAGTTCAGGGAGAAAAAACAGTAAACAAATTTCCAATTATACCCTTTTTGTTCTTTGCTCTGGTATAGTCTTTGGCCTTCTCTACCTCCGCAGAAGCCTTCTTCAAAAGCACTCTTTCTTTCTTCTCAAGCATTTCAAGTGTCTGCAAAAGAATATGACACGTGTCTAAAGAATAAAgacaaaacataaatcaaaatccattccttcaagaaaaaaaaaaggattaaAATCTTAATGGTGAAAGTCTCATTTCCATAACTTTTTCTATCAAGTCGTTCTTTTTGTATTAAGTCAAGAAGAAACACCAATATATAATACAGCTGACTGAATTAAGTAATGTCATCTTTCAAATCCATTAAATCAAAAGAAACAACACCTAATTGTAATTGTGACTATATATTTTTCAGGTCAAATCTCTTATTCCTAAGTCAACACATATAAAGAAATACACAATCAC is part of the Lactuca sativa cultivar Salinas chromosome 7, Lsat_Salinas_v11, whole genome shotgun sequence genome and harbors:
- the LOC111890547 gene encoding uncharacterized protein LOC111890547 isoform X1 gives rise to the protein MVDMVAGKGSSSTVALGRGSVFFYGVGHMLNDITAACWFTYLLVFMTDIGLSPRNAAIVMLSGQIADGFTTIFAGELIDRFGHFKVWHAAGSILVAISFSSVFGGCVPCIIFGNESTWLQTIGYSFFAAVFNVGWAATQVSHMSMVNCITLNSTSRVVLTSCRNAFSMVANLSLYAVAFLVFHIWPSKTTKEVENQYRWIAYSSIFIGCCFVVVFHIGTKEPRLKEDFHGEHGYQKIAWTYWFKKVLYYQVALVYVFTRLITNVSQAFLAFYVINDLRMVQSSKALIPAMIYICSFIVSILLQELTWTGQRLKVFFSVGGVLWILCGSTIFFMPSNTKKMMYLLSLVIGIANALITVTGVSMQSYLVGEDVKGCAFVYGSLSFLEKMSCGFALWALESYQNTSQPLKECNPMYSCFSVSRYGFGLVPAICAVAGVVVTCTMKLERPRLRPLKVPLLE
- the LOC111890547 gene encoding uncharacterized protein LOC111890547 isoform X2, with protein sequence MVDMVAGKGSSSTVALGRGSVFFYGVGHMLNDITAACWFTYLLVFMTDIGLSPRNAAIVMLSGQIADGFTTIFAGELIDRFGHFKVWHAAGSILVAISFSSVFGGCVPCIIFGNESTWLQTIGYSFFAAVFNVGWAATQVSHMSMVNCITLNSTSRVVLTSCRNAFSMVANLSLYAVAFLVFHIWPSKTTKEVENQYRWIAYSSIFIGCCFVVVFHIGTKEPRLKEDFHGEHGYQKIAWTYWFKKVLYYQVALVYVFTRLITNVSQAFLAFYVINDLRMVQSSKALIPAMIYICSFIVSILLQVTGVSMQSYLVGEDVKGCAFVYGSLSFLEKMSCGFALWALESYQNTSQPLKECNPMYSCFSVSRYGFGLVPAICAVAGVVVTCTMKLERPRLRPLKVPLLE
- the LOC111890540 gene encoding vacuolar protein sorting-associated protein 32 homolog 2; the encoded protein is MFTRVFGKPKQESSNTVTSLDKLNETLEMLEKKERVLLKKASAEVEKAKDYTRAKNKKAAIQCLKRKKLYEQQVEQLGNFQLRIHDQMIMLEGAKATTETVDALRTGAAAMKAMQKATNIDDVDKTMDEINEQTENMKLIQEALATPMGAAADFDDDELEAELEELEGAELEEQLLQPATTAPAAPVQVPAGRQPPRPAPQKNTAEEDELAALQAEMAL